The DNA segment TAAGAAGGAGCATTTTATGATACTCAAAAAGTTTCCGTTTCGTTTCAAATAAATACTACAGAGTTTAATCTAAATCCGATTCCCAATATTGCCTTCTCTCTCAGAGAAGAGTGCCATGTAGACAAGGGCGCAGGGATAAGCATCTATATAGATGGTTCCAAACAAGATAACCGCAAAATCGTCTTCTGTCTACCAGGGCAATATAATATCTTCCAAGCGGAGCTCAGAGCAATTAAAGAAAGCTTTCTTATTCTGGTAAGGAGTGTGCTCACAACAAGGAAAATGTGTGTTTATAAATACAGAGAACCAGGCGGCTTTGAGATTGAGAGATTTGGTCTAAGTTAGTGATTATTTCACCTTGATCTAACTTCATATTTCTCGATAAGTCTGCAGTGGGTTCCAGGACATACTGATATCCCAGGaaactgtgaagcagatgaactagccTGAGCGGGCACCACCCTACAATTAGACCCCGGAAAAGAGGGATTTTTTTATGATTCTGCCTACTTGCAGATATCTAATCGACAGATGGCTTATAAATATAGCTGAGTCTCGGTGAATTAATCCCTTACTTGCTCAACAAGCAGGCAAACGTGGCAGGAATGGAATATTGGCCGCACatttatgtaatattaaaatttaaaacgaaTGATATAATAACTCTAGTAAGGGTACTAGAAGGTATCATCTAGATTACGGAGTCGTCGAACCGAACTCTGCCGCCGCCTTCTCTGCCCAAAAATCGACGAGGAAGCTacgggtgggaagaagccgttggaggcgaggggcagtgagcttctcttacggatgggtcaaagcttgaggagtttactgtcgggagctctctatcaactccagtttcagacttccagactattgcagtgtcttccatgCCAAGGTTTCAGCCtcaaggtagcagtagatctgctgctccggagtgcgacctcctttagagaagtgaccattcactcagatagaaAATACGGCGATACTAGATCCGGTCGAGAAGTGCCTAACCTgtctatcaatagcatcgagggtctttgtgataagactgatATGAGTGGCGAGACATAGCATAATCGcagaaaattgtaaagctgagGAGCTAGccaggaaaggcaccctagaaccgctatcggtagaatgggagcgggtcggtgctcccgtatcctcttgtgttctattACTGCATGGCTGGGCTTCGTGGAAGCTTGGTCAACGCTGGGCCACCACAAGATTGATCGCAAGTGCTAGCattctctttgccctcagtaaggctagcttCTCTCTAGTTTTGGGGTTTTTAACAGGACATTgtcctattggcgtccatgctgtaaggttgggaatctCGCCAGAACCTATTTGTAAGAAGTTGAGGTGAAAAAAACTGAACAGTTCCTGCTTGAGTGCACCGCGTTTGTGAGGTCAAGAcgtaaacacttgggagcgcataccttcagatatcCCGAATTGGCTGGAGTTAAAATTAAGGGCCTTAGCAAacttgtattggctactaagcgttttgccaatctgtaagtccgaacacaTGAGTTGttattttctatggcttcacaaagaactCCATGGTATACCAGTCCACGTGTGATCATCGATCAgctatctaacctaacctaactaacAGGTCACTGTCTAATAGGAAGACATTCCAATAGACTAAGAAAGCCTGTTAGGAGTTAAAAGAGAAGGAGACTGTCAACATCTTCCATGAGATTGTAAAGCTCTAAATAGGAAAGTAATCGCCACTATCAGCCAAGGGTTTCTTGACGACGTCTTGAAGGATACTCAGATAAAACTTTTAGTACTGATGAGCTTCAAAAGAAGCATGATGGTTTAGAGAGGAGCTAATAGAGGACTTTAGTCCCGGTGGTATCAGAATGGGTCTCCTATAGGTGTGTCGTTAGACAGCCTCTCAACCTATCTGCCTTGGGTGGGAAAGTTAACAGGAAgttgttttttgtaattaaaaagcaATACAAATCttagaagaattaaaataataataatatattaaattcaggTAACGAATTATTTAGCTCAAAAAGTTTATAACGGTGTAAGCGTATTTCGACGAACACCAGCATTCAAATCAAATTCGACAGCACTCAATCAAACCCACGCGCAATGTTTTGGCTCTGCAGCGTGTCACTCTCGTTATTCGATTATCGTTTAATCGCTATAAATGCATTGATTTACGATTTAATTGCGACGGAAATTGCAAACGCGAATGCGCACATTGTTATTGCGGCCAATGTCATGACAGAATTTGACAAATCAGCAGCACGCGCTGCCACGACaccagaaacaaaaacaataccacCAACCGGTGCCGAGCAACAAAGAGTTGCACACGAAATGTCTATTAAAgggaaagcaacaacaatgaaaataccaacaacaaacacaataaGCACCAATAACAACACAGCTGACGTGGCATTTTTCGGCCAAAAACTGAGTGATTACAGCGATGACGATGAAATAAGTacgaacaacagcaacagcaacaacaaaagcaaaatgaCGCGAGGAACAAATGGagcaaacaacaacacagcACTACAAGTAGCGCTACCAGCAAGTGCCAACGTGCCGTTTGTTTCTATTGCTGCAGCAAGGCCACTTGCTATGAGCGCGCACAATGGTACGCATGCCAACAACAAGGCGACCGTTATGCCAACAATAAATGAACGCGTTGACAATTTTCGCAATGACAAAAAGGAAACGAATGTgtggacaacaacaacagcagcagcagcagcagtaaagGTCGAGCGAAGTATGGTAGCACCAAtaggaacaacaaaaacaacaacatcagcaacaaGCAATGCGGCGACGTTAGCAATTTCAAAGCGCCCAGCAATAAAATCGACAGCAATGCATTTGACGACATCAGCGTTGGCCACGGCATCGGTAATGACAGTAAAAACAACCGTACAAGCAACAACAGCTGCAACACCAGCTGCAACTACAAACGCACAAGCTGCCAAGTCAGCAATAGAGCATGCAGCAACAGCCGAAGCGCATGAAACAAGGTCCAAATGGGCAACAgcattagcaacaacaacaacaacaacaccaacaacaaccgtGCGTATAATCCATGCAACAGCAGCGTGGCCAACATTGCGCAGTCATGATTTATTATCGTCAACAAATGGGATGCCAAATTGTCGGAATgcaacgtgtgtgtgtgtgcgcacagAAAAATCGCATGCTGCAACAAATATTAatacagcaacagcagcaacaacgacaacaacaccTATAGCGCCGACAACGCGTGTACCAATAACGACCGCCATGGCATCGGCAACAACATTATTGCGCACATCAACGACAGTGGCGAACACAACGCTACAAACCACAAAGGCGGCGACTCCTGTGCGgcatgcagcagcaacaactgcaAATAAAGGCGGTGCGTCCGCAGCATATGCAGCGGGCGCGGCTGGCAGCACAACTGGTGAAGTTGCAGCTACGCCAATGAGGTCTCTAATGCCTTGTCCCACTTACAGTTCACCCGCTACGCCTGCAGCGCCAGcaatgtcaacaacaacaacagcaacagcaattcATACAGCTGACATAACGGATAGTGCAGCTGGAAAGTCAACAGCAGGCCCATTGCAAACGCAGTGGCAACGCATACTGTCGCGTCGCAAGCGTTATCTGGCCTTTCCGGAGGGAACATCATTCACCGTATGTGGcagcaaatttttattgctttattaatGATTGGTTAGGGAATTATAATGCGCTGAAAAATGCTTGTCTGCCAACATTATAATTACACACATGCTTTGAAGCGGGcatataaagggtgtttttttagcGCTTTAAAACTTTGTTGCCAAAATTGCCGATTCTTTTGTCCTTATCACGCAAATTTCATAGCATTTAGTGCTGGAAGACAATGTCGGGCGTATGGCATCACGACTGTGTCTTAGTTATAGCCGTGTTTACAATAGTACGCcagtcattcttcctttttcttttttttttgcatccaatggagattccaagtgtagtcaggtccttccccacctagtctttccaacgaaggatggttttcctctgcttccttcggcgggtactgcacagagctggagtgttttcattcattcgtaCGActccagcgtagctgctgtctcttaatatgctgaactatgtcaatgtcgtcagaTATCGCGTACAcatcatcgtttcatcgactaTTCGACGTTGCCAAtccgcaaagaaccataaatctttcgagaacctttctctcgaaaactcgcaccgccgactcattagatgttgtcaaCATCCATGCCTATGCATCATGTAGCAAGACGggtatgatgagtgacttgcagaacttggcttttgttcgtcgagagagggctttatTTCTCCTTTGCCTACCTGTTAGCAAGGGATATTTTGCgatagatttcgaggctgacgttttttttggtgttaatactagttgcaagatagacgaaattattttcgacttcgaagttatgactgtcaacagtgacatgggaacCAAATCGGGAGTGCAAAGACTTTAACAGGAGAGATTTCGTCTTGCcgtcgttcactaccagatccatCGCCAggctagagaaagcagaactaatagcgcggttgttgaggtcaatgatatcaataaaatCACAATTGAAGAagccgcacgatagggagtcacttTACCCGAAACAttgtttggtatcaaacggctcggagagctcCTTCCCTGACGGAGATTATGGTATTaatcaacgtcagtttacacagccgtattagtatTGTGGGGatcttatccgaggctgttttctcaTTTTCAGTGCGGGTGTTTTTTaagggtcccaaacccagcgcacaaccctgggcgggatgttttgccttctaactttagctcgtcttcaaacggatgtttttcgGCTACCCAGACGATACTTGACCTAAGAtctatatgtaaaaaaatcatttctggtcactcccaagtgaatggcgatcagagagtTTTCCTCACTTGGGTggacttttacacatgactatATCGTCCGAATTCGAGTTCAAAAATGTTCCATCACTTAGagctatttttgttatttaataaattgcGATGCTTTGATCTCTCTATCCCTtgactacaacacaaaaaaCAGTACGCGTTGGGtaatttttactatcattttccATTTTAGAACCCAAAATTTGCAAGAAATAGGCTCTAACACTACAATACAAGAACGTGGCTTTGTTCGAACTGTTTGTACGGCAGCGATATTCTATAGTCTTTGAAACCGTACATTTCGTTCGGATATTCGACCATAATTCCATTTTCTCTGGATATTAGCAATCCCAAAGAATATCTTCACGAATCTTCAGCCTCCATCTTGATCTTGGTTATATAGACCGAAGCCAAAGAAGTTTTGAATGTATACTAAGTGCTGTATAAGTTTGTCCGGGCTAAGCTAGCTCTAAAAAATCACCCTTTATATTATACGTACCGAACTTTAACTGTATTTATTCCCTCGTGTGCAAAGTTTGAAAACagattcttatttattttcaaactctTCGTATTCTTGTGGCCTTTGCGTGACACAGAAACCGTGGCATGGCAACATAATGCATTAAAGAAATTTACAAAACGGGAAACTGaaataaattcaactttaatAAATATGAAGTTTGGTGGTTTTGGAGATTACACtggtttataaaatttatattttttccgtACCCTCAAAACAAGGTCGTCACTATTAGCAAAGAACTcaaactttcttttatttattttccttccAAATCTtgcgaaatacatttttttcactaGTAATTCCTTAACCTCAAACTCTCATATGGTCTGCGCCACGTCAACTGAGCATAATCGTTCACACTTTTAGACATCGGTCTGCATAACAATCGGCATCATTGGTAATCCTAATTACAGTTACATGAGTTTTGGTTTAAATTTTGGCATTGGATATGATTTGCCCAACGCCACATGGGTACTTAATCAACTGCATGGCCTTAGCCGACGTCCGTTGCCGATGGCTGTGCATCACAGACGCAGCAAGCGTGCCATCTATGAGCGTATCGCCGAAGCTGTGAacaagtaaatgaaaaaattacactCTGTTTATAGTTTGGCTTGcttttaattgcaattaaaatacaaattcttCTGATTTATAAGAGAATTACTAAATTTATTACTCTTTTCCTACCTGCATGCAGCATGGGCTATAGCGGACGTGACTGTGTGCTTCGTGCTTTGTGTGAGAGTCGTCAGTATTTTAGCCGCACCAAAATGGGCATGATTGGTGAGATTCTGCGCGTGATATTTAGGTGAGTcggtttttgattattttcagtTGGTGAAtacagattttttaataaaaatatttgcatgcagTTTACCCAAGCAACGCATATTCAGCCGGGAGTTGCGTGAGGATGCCGACATTGCCGCTTATGACCATGCCTACCGCAAAGCTGATTCGCAGGACTGCGTCGCGCAGTATGACTGTCCGTTTTCACTACTTGAATTGGCATTTGGAAGGTATTCGACGCCGTCTGATGACTTCTATGGCGAATCTGGCATGTGAAAGGCAACACTTTCGGCATTGGAAAATGGTTTAATCATTATTTAATAGTTGCTTAAAGGAATTGccgaattgaaagaaaataaatattaaccgCTACTCTAGACAGAACTTCGCTCCATAATTCTGTTATTTTATCATGCATTTGAATTCTGAATTAATTCGCTCCAAAATGTAACCTCTTCTGAATAAGCCATGAATAGGTTCGCATGTCGAGGAACGAATATTATAGATCTCTTGTGCAGTCTactttaatttcaaacaaaacaataaaaaatgttaacttcggttgcaacgaTAGATACCTCGTCAGAAAAACTTCCATAAAAGCCATGACATGACAACTTTACACGAACGCAATTACCCTATATTAGTCCAACAACGGCCTCtccgtgtgcaaaatttcagattgttatctcaaaaactagttCGCGTATGAAGATGAGATGGACAGATAGACGGacctggctaaatcgactcggcACGCCACGCTgatcaattatattttttggggtCTCGGCTGTTTCCTTCTGAGAACCTTAATATACCCCACCCAGggtacaaatataattttgtaatagACTATCATGAGGCCAAGATCGCAAAGTTACACATACAAGTTTTGAAGCCGAGTTAAACTGAGAACCCATAGAAGCGACAAcccattttcattttatgttATTTCGGAGACGACTATTACGCAAGCGAGAAAAGGAGATCCACGAAAAACTAAACATATCGTTTTCATTACCCAGTAGGAAAGATTGGACCAACAGTTTTAATGGCAAAATCTACATGTTTACTGACAGATCAAAGAGTGAAAAAGTAACAGGAGCGGGGTTCCAactaaattacaacaattttgtCTTTCAGCCGAAATTGTGGGCATAACAGAAGGTTCTAAGTAAGCGTCTGCTCCAACTAGCACATCCATAA comes from the Bactrocera neohumeralis isolate Rockhampton chromosome 2, APGP_CSIRO_Bneo_wtdbg2-racon-allhic-juicebox.fasta_v2, whole genome shotgun sequence genome and includes:
- the LOC126767620 gene encoding uncharacterized protein LOC126767620, with the translated sequence MFWLCSVSLSLFDYRLIAINALIYDLIATEIANANAHIVIAANVMTEFDKSAARAATTPETKTIPPTGAEQQRVAHEMSIKGKATTMKIPTTNTISTNNNTADVAFFGQKLSDYSDDDEISTNNSNSNNKSKMTRGTNGANNNTALQVALPASANVPFVSIAAARPLAMSAHNGTHANNKATVMPTINERVDNFRNDKKETNVWTTTTAAAAAVKVERSMVAPIGTTKTTTSATSNAATLAISKRPAIKSTAMHLTTSALATASVMTVKTTVQATTAATPAATTNAQAAKSAIEHAATAEAHETRSKWATALATTTTTTPTTTVRIIHATAAWPTLRSHDLLSSTNGMPNCRNATCVCVRTEKSHAATNINTATAATTTTTPIAPTTRVPITTAMASATTLLRTSTTVANTTLQTTKAATPVRHAAATTANKGGASAAYAAGAAGSTTGEVAATPMRSLMPCPTYSSPATPAAPAMSTTTTATAIHTADITDSAAGKSTAGPLQTQWQRILSRRKRYLAFPEGTSFTTSVCITIGIIGNPNYSYMSFGLNFGIGYDLPNATWVLNQLHGLSRRPLPMAVHHRRSKRAIYERIAEAVNNMGYSGRDCVLRALCESRQYFSRTKMGMIGEILRVIFSLPKQRIFSRELREDADIAAYDHAYRKADSQDCVAQYDCPFSLLELAFGRYSTPSDDFYGESGM